Below is a genomic region from Brassica oleracea var. oleracea cultivar TO1000 unplaced genomic scaffold, BOL UnpScaffold01327, whole genome shotgun sequence.
GTCCAGCAAAATTAACCTCCTCCTCTCGTGGTGGGTTACGCGCTTGTCTAGTTCTATAAGTACGTGTAGCAGCACCGAACGCGTCTCGTTGCTGACCAAAAAACGCCCTAAATATCTCGTCAGGATCAAACTCATCCTCAAAGAAATCACTCCGCGTAGTGTTATACCTCCTTCTCCTCGGCCTACTACGGTTACTTTGCCTCTGGATGTGATCAAACTCATCAACAAACCCCACCTGATCATACTGGCTCCTCGAGTTGCCATCACTCAAACACGTAAACGCTTTAGAAACTTTCTTGAACGCTTCCTCTGAGCCTGGAGCCTTGTTCTTATCAGGGTGAACTTTCAAGGACAGCTTCCTGTAAGCTTTTCTGATTTCTTCAACGGAACAGCTCTTCTCTAAACCTAGAATCGTGTAGTAATCGTTGTTCCTCTTGATACTCCTAACCAGCTCAACGTTTTCCTCAGTGTATACCTTCTTCTTATTCTCGTGAGTCTTAGGCTCAAGCTTATCACCATCAACAGCTTTGTGGTTTTCATCACTAAGAGACGGATTCTCTGAAACTGAATCCAGATTCTCACAAGCAGTGGCGAGTTCATCGGTGGAGAGGCTTGGATTAAGCCGTTTCGCCATCTTGATGAATCTCAATGCTCGTTCCTTATCGCCAGAAGCGATGGCTTCTTCGGCGATCCTTACACACCTCGCCGCATCGTCTTTGTTACCATccataactttttaaaatcccTAATTCAAAACCTGCCGATACAAGGATCGAATCAAATTCAGAATATAGCTTCGATTTGGAATTTTCGTACATTTAGGTGAAGACGATCGAAACAAGGATCAAAGATCGTCGGCCTCAGAAATTAATAGTTACCTGATTCAGAGGATGAGAGTTGGCATGGAAGAGTGAAAGAGAAGCTGAGTAGAGAGAGGGTTGATGGTTTAATTC
It encodes:
- the LOC106321230 gene encoding chaperone protein dnaJ 49; this encodes MDGNKDDAARCVRIAEEAIASGDKERALRFIKMAKRLNPSLSTDELATACENLDSVSENPSLSDENHKAVDGDKLEPKTHENKKKVYTEENVELVRSIKRNNDYYTILGLEKSCSVEEIRKAYRKLSLKVHPDKNKAPGSEEAFKKVSKAFTCLSDGNSRSQYDQVGFVDEFDHIQRQSNRSRPRRRRYNTTRSDFFEDEFDPDEIFRAFFGQQRDAFGAATRTYRTRQARNPPREEEVNFAGPTCLTIVQILPFLLLLLLAYLPFSEPDYSLHKSQTYQVPKTTENMEISFYVRSSAAFDEKYPLGSSARANLDASVIKEYRSFLFQSCRIEIQRRRWNKKMPTPHCNELHERGFVDRQIPI